The Megalobrama amblycephala isolate DHTTF-2021 linkage group LG7, ASM1881202v1, whole genome shotgun sequence genome window below encodes:
- the cisd2 gene encoding CDGSH iron-sulfur domain-containing protein 2, which produces MVLESISRIIKMQLPAYLKKLPIPEKIGDFARLTVSEWLRLLPLLGILALLGYLTIRPFLPKKNKQRDSLINLKIQKENPRVMNEIDIEDLRTPSVCYCRCWRSKTFPVCDKSHLKHNELTGDNVGPLVLKKKTI; this is translated from the exons ATGGTGTTAGAAAGTATCTCCAGGATTATCAAAATGCAACTTCCAGCGTACCTCAAGAAGCTGCCCATTCCGGAAAAAATCGGAGACTTTGCGCGACTGACAG TTTCAGAGTGGCTGAGGCTTCTCCCATTATTGGGGATTTTGGCTCTGTTGGGTTATCTGACCATCCGGCCCTTCCTGCCCAAGAAGAACAAGCAAAGAGACAGTCTAATAAATCTGAAGATCCAAAAAGAAAACCCTAGAGTGATGAATGAGATTGACATTGAAGACCTGAGGACTCCAAGTGTTTGTTACTGTCGCTGCTGGCGATCTAAAACG TTTCCTGTTTGTGATAAATCACACTTAAAGCATAACGAGCTGACGGGGGACAACGTTGGTCCACTTGTTCTTAAGAAGAAGACTATCTAG
- the bdh2 gene encoding 3-hydroxybutyrate dehydrogenase type 2: protein MGRLDGKVIVLSAAAQGIGKASAIAFAKEGAQVTATDINEEKLKELDGIPGIKTKVVDVTKKDQVEALAKDFDHVDVLFNVAGFVHHGSILECEESDWDFTMNVNVRSMYLMIKAFLPKMLARKSGNIINMASVASSIKGVANRCVYSTSKAAVIGLTKSVAADFLEQGIRCNCVCPGTVDTPSLRGRIQASPDPDQAFKDFMARQKTGRMCTAEEVAHLCVYLASDESAYVTGTEAIIDGGWRL from the exons ATGGGCCGTTTGGACGGGAAAGTGATAGTCCTCTCTGCAGCAGCACAAGGAATTGGAAAAGCCTCTGCAATA GCTTTTGCCAAGGAAGGTGCTCAAGTCACCGCTACAGATATCAACGAGGAGAAACTTAAAGAGCTGGATGGCATTCCAG GTATCAAAACCAAAGTTGTTGATGTTACCAAGAAAGACCAAGTGGAGGCCCTGGCCAAGGACTTTGACCACGTGGATGTGCTCTTCAATGTTGCTGG tTTTGTCCATCACGGCTCAATACTGGAGTGTGAGGAATCGGACTGGGACTTCACCATGAATGTGAATGTCCGTAGCATGTACCTGATGATCAAGGCCTTCCTTCCTAAG ATGCTGGCTCGTAAATCTGGTAATATAATCAATATGGCATCTGTGGCATCTAGTATCAAAG GAGTTGCTAACAGATGTGTCTACAGCACATCTAAAGCTGCCGTCATTGGACTGACCAAATCAGTGGCAGCCGATTTCCTGGAGCAAGGGATCCGCTGCAATTGTGTCTGCCCTG GAACTGTAGATACACCATCTTTACGTGGGAGAATTCAGGCCAGTCCTGATCCAGACCAG GCTTTTAAAGACTTTATGGCCAGACAGAAGACTGGTAGAATGTGCACAGCAGAGGAAGTGGCACATCTGTGTGTGTACTTGGCCTCAGATGAG TCTGCCTACGTTACAGGAACAGAAGCCATCATTGATGGAGGATGGAGACTCTGA
- the si:dkey-162b23.4 gene encoding sodium/hydrogen exchanger 9B2, translating to MEDAHSRPHSAHSTYSQRTEDAASVLGNHAEHHLTVSQTVLVVPKRPESPNLSVTEETTFVPRPVSSVDAYTNTDPPYECCPWLRRLCPCPPRGLLAAIITKVTMAAVLFGVVWSITEKECLPGGNLFGIVTLFICAVAGGKLFGRIHLPNMPPLPPLLGMLLAGFILRNIPVVTDAVYIDIRWSSSLRNIALGVILVKAGLQLDGKALKKLKAVCLRLSMFPLTFEAITMAVVSYLILGLPWVWGFILGFVLGAVSPAVVVPSMLLLHKEGYGLEQGIPTLLMAACSVDDIIAITCFTTCLGIAFATGAVWLNVLRGPLEVLGGAVAGVALGYFLHYFPSRDQGNLILKRSFLVLGLSVFALFGSNVAGIPGAGGLCTLVLAFVAGIGWGKNKALVEEVVERFWHVFQPLLFGLIGAEIVISSLEVTTVFLGIAALLIALTVRLLITFVAVLRAGFNLKEKVFIALAWMPKATVQAAIGSTALDMARSKNDLELQKYGMDVLTVAVLSILITAPIGALLISLLGPRLLQKPKNPEWAVSQGALSASGTPVTYESAL from the exons ATGGAGGATGCCCATTCCAGACCCCATTCAGCTCACTCCACTTACTCACAGAGGACTGAGGATGCAGCCTCCGTCTTGGGGAATCATGCTGAA CATCACCTTACTGTCAGTCAGACAGTCCTTGTGGTTCCGAAGCGCCCAGAGAGCCCCAATCTGAGTGTGACTGAGGAGACGACCTTTGTCCCACGACCGGTGTCTTCAGTTGACGCTTACACCAACACAGACCCTCCGTACGAATGCTGCCCTTGGCTGCGCAGACTATGCCCGTGCCCGCCCAGAGGCCTGCTGGCTGCAATTATCACCAAAG TGACCATGGCCGCTGTGCTCTTTGGGGTGGTGTGGTCCATTACAGAGAAGGAATGTCTCCCGGGCGGGAATCTCTTTGGCATTGTGACCTTGTTTATTTGTGCCGTAGCCGGCGGAAAGCTGTTTGGACGCATACATTTGCCGAACATGCCACCTTTACCTCCCCTTCTTG GCATGCTGCTGGCAGGCTTTATCCTCAGAAACATCCCTGTGGTGACAGATGCAGTTTACATTGATATTAGATGGTCCTCTTCTCTGAGGAACATCGCCCTGGGTGTCATTCTGGTCAAGGCTGGGTTACAATTAGACGGCAAG GCTCTGAAGAAGCTGAAAGCTGTGTGTTTGCGTTTGTCCATGTTCCCTCTGACCTTTGAGGCAATCACTATGGCTGTGGTCTCCTATTTAATACTGGGTCTTCCATGGGTCTGGGGCTTTATTTTAGG GTTTGTTCTTGGGGCTGTTTCTCCTGCTGTTGTGGTTCCATCCATGCTGCTTCTCCATAAGGAAGGGTACGGTTTAGAGCAGGGTATACCTACTCTTCTCATGGCTGCATGTAGCGTTGATGACATCATTGCCATTACCTGCTTCACCACCTGCCTGGGCATAGCTTTCGCCACAG GCGCTGTATGGTTAAACGTGCTGAGGGGACCACTGGAGGTGTTAGGTGGTGCGGTCGCTGGTGTGGCCTTGGGGTACTTTCTACATTACTTCCCCAGCAGAGACCAG GGAAATCTCATCCTGAAACGCTCTTTCCTGGTGTTGGGGCTGTCCGTGTTTGCTTTGTTTGGCAGTAATGTGGCTGGGATTCCTGGTGCAGGAGGTCTTTGTACACTGGTGCTGGCATTTGTGGCTGGAATAGGCTGGGGAAAAAATAAG GCACTGGTGGAGGAGGTGGTGGAAAGGTTTTGGCATGTGTTCCAGCCTCTTCTCTTTGGTCTCATCGGTGCTGAGATTGTTATTAGTTCTTTGGAGGTCacgactgtgt TTCTGGGTATAGCAGCTCTGCTCATCGCACTCACGGTACGGCTGCTCATCACTTTTGTTGCGGTACTGCGAGCTGGCTTTAACCTGAAAGAGAAAGTCTTTATCGCTCTAGCCTGGATGCCGAAAGCCACAGTACAG GCTGCCATAGGCTCTACAGCTCTAGACATGGCACGCTCCAAGAATGACCTTGAGCTGCAGAAGTACGGCATGGATGTCCTCACTGTGGCTGTGCTGTCCATTCTCATCACCGCTCCTATTGGGGCGCTTCTCATCAGTCTGCTCGGCCCTCGACTCCTGCAGAAACCAAAGAACCCTGAGTGGG CTGTCAGTCAAGGTGCTCTGTCTGCATCAGGGACACCGGTGACATATGAAAGTGCCCTATGA